GATGTTCCTCGCTTCTTCAGAATGTCAAAATGGGATATTCCTCACGAGTACTGACACAAAGAGGTCTTCGATACAATGCATTTCCCAGTGGTCACAGATGAGTTTTACGTTCTTACTCACCTAACAATAATCGTATACCTAACCCCTCTAGTAACCTTTTGAGGGGAGGCACGCATATACATTGTATATTTCACCTTTCTACATCATTACTGAAAGGAAGAGATACACAATATGTATCTAAATTGTCAAAGAACAACTTACTTTGTGCTATGTTCTCAGCACACTTCAAAATCGCTTTTTTTATTTACACTTTTGTTTTACAGCTACTAATTCCGCATGTTTATTTTTTCGTTTAGCAATTAAGTTTTGATGTTCATCTCTAACCGAGCGCACTTGATAATAAATTTGAGCCACCTTTTCAATGCTTCCTGTGCTATTTTCAATCGCGATGGTGCCTTTCAGTTCGTATGTTTTCCCATCAAAAGTTTTAACACTATGAGCTTGTGATGCCGCAATATCATAAAATGTGAGTCTCTTTTCTTTTCCCATATGAATGCCTCCTATTTTTGATAAAGAAGGGAGAAAAGCGCTTCTCCCTTGTCTAGTTTTCTAGCCATCTAGATAGGATGAAATAGTGAACGAGTGCTTTAAATCATGCTAGGATTGTTGTGTTATACGAGGTTATGATGCGTTGTGCTGCCTCTTTTCCGTATATGTGCTGTAATGCGGATTGAGATTCAACTACGATTGAATGCTGAATGTGGTATGTTGCGCTTTCTTTTAAAAACTGCTCCATATGAGGGATCGGGTACAAATCATATTGATGAAATACCAGGTGGATTGGCCTTATTGCACTCTGTTAGATACTGAAGAAATTTAGATAATGCTTCTCCTCTCTCTTGATACGTACTTATTTCCGTTTCTACACTGATGTACACAACGGATTTTTGTTTTAGATTCATTTGTAGCGTTTCATAACCAGTTAATAAATCATGTTTGATGATGCGATACCCTTTTTTTCGTTTTTCATGATGGGTATCTTCATAAAAGATGCCTTTCGGATCAAAAATGAAAATAAAATCATCGGTTGTTTCCTTCACACCTTCTATGACCGAATTATAAGCTCCAAAACGAGCCTTTATGACACCTGCAACCTTTTCCCCTTCATTCAGTTCTTTCAACGCTCTAATCACCTTTGTATACTTCTTATCTACACCTAACATGCGTTGCACTCCTTCCTATTTCATTTTCCTCTTATGATTACTACTGAAACAAAAAATACTCTTTTTGTTCCCCTTGCTTTTCACGTTGATGATTTTCTAGAATGTATAACAAAGTGCTAGTTATCGTATTCTTGTTTCTTTTGAATAAAGACCTAGCTCGTGGAAGATATGATAAGCCGGATGCACATTCTCAAGCGAATCTACTACCTCTACCAAGTTTGCTTCACTCTCATATATTTTTTCCATGTACTCGATAACTTTTTTCACATCTAGGTAATATAGGTTCTTATGTCGTTGATCCAGATACAAAATACTTACTGCCAATAATTTTATAGCGGATTCTATCCAATAATCATGTTGCTTTAATGGTTTAATTACAGTTTGAGCGATTGAAATTGCTTGCATCAATCCTTCAGGCAACCAAGCACTCTTGCGCTGCATAACGTCTTCCCCAAGTTTCCCTAAATTTTTTATTTTACCGACATAGATTTCTGACTTCTCATATCATCTCCCTCTCGGTCTCTTATATCTTGCTCCCTATCCAAAAAACAACTGTCCAAATGGGAATTACGAGTATACATACATTTTGAAATCCGATAGTAAAGCTCAGTGGATTTCCATCTACTTCATTGAAATGAGCTTCATACTCTTTCATATCACAATTGAGATTTTTTATGGTTTCTTACTGCAAATACGGCTTCAAATAAACCAAGTACAATACATGCAAGACCAATCCATTTTATATATGGATTTTCGGCTTTACCTCCTGTTGTTGGAAGAAACGTTTCGATTTTCTTTGGGGTTTGTTCTAGTTGGGATTTCATAGCAATCTGTTGTGATTTCTCTATTTGTGGAATGACAGGTTTTCCGATTACTTTTGGTTAGTCCGGTACCTGTGGTTGCGGTGCTTCTGTTTGCACTGGTTTTTGTGGTGGTGGTTCTGATTGTGGTATCTCTGGTGTAGGCAGTGTCGATTCCTTCTAATCCTTCACTGTATGCTTAATGAATTCAGAGAATATATTTTAAAAAATAATTATAAAATTGTACCTTTTATAGATTGTTCATTTAAAATATAAATGTATAATTATTTTTCATGAAAATAATTCATTCCAACTTTGCTCGATAATATGTTGCAAAAAAAAGCTTTTCGACTGGTTCTCCAAAAAAATCCGATATACTTTTTGCCCGACTAGAAATTAAACCCTTTCTACCCGACTCAACATCATACAATGTACTTACTGGAATTTTAGAACCTTTTGAAACCTCATTAATTGTATAACCTTTTGATTCACGAAATTCTCTTAAAACTGTCAAGTGTCTCACCCCCTATATACAGTTTATTAGTCTTTGAGCCTAAAGTCAACACCTAAAGTTCTCGTTATTAACACTTTAGGTGTTGATATTTTTCAATAATCTTATATTACTATGAAAATTATAAAATTGGAGTGATAGATAAAATGACAATTGATGAAAATATTGTTGGGAAAAATATAAAAAAATTAAGGGCTATAAAAGGAGTAAGCCGAAAAGAAATGGCCGAAGATTTAAATACTACATATAGAACTGTATCTAGTTGGGAAACTGGAGAAAAAACACCACGCTTAAATAAATTAGAGGAAATTGCTACTTATTTAAATGTCAGTGTCTCTTCTTTATTAAAAAAAGAAATTCCGGATGAAGACCTCTTAAAAAGTATTAAAGGTGAAGATCCAGTAGAGCGTTTAGCCAGATTACTCTATGAACGATACATGAGTGTACCAGATAAACATAAGCCTCGTATTGAAGAAGAATTATTAAAATATGCTAGCCAATTAAAAGCGCAAGTTGAACAAGAAGAATAGGGAATCTCCTATTCCTCTTGTTCATAGCTCGCACATAACTCCAAAATTTCACTAAAAGTTTGTAAATGAATTGTTTTCACAATCTCCAACAATTCATTTACGCTTAATCCCATTCTCCCCATTGTTTCCCCTCCCTTTTTTGCTTTTATATTGTGAAAAATAATACAAAAATTTCATAATTCCCCGTCTAGGGATTTATAAAACTGTTTATAAAATCACAAAAGACATCGTTCAAAACGATGTCTTTTGTAAAAATATATATTTTAAATAAAACATGAAAAAATTATCCACCACCGCCGGGATCAACCATCATTCTATACACCATATACTGATTCCCAGAACTTTTAGCTTTTTGGGAGTACTGTTGTGTTTCCATTTTACCTAGTGAACTATTCACAAAGGTTAATAACAGTATAGCGGCTACTATTAATACATATAACTTTTCCACCATTTTTTCACCATCCCTTGACAACTAAATTATATTTTCTGCATATTGTTCATATATTACTTCAGCAAATTTTACATACAGAAAATCATTATTTACTTTAAACATATCAATAGATTGTTTAATTAAATGTATATCTTGTTTAGCCATTCCCAAGTAACACGTTTGAAGTGGTGTTAATATTTTTCTTTTTGATCTAATTTCTTCAAGTATATTTATCGCTTGTTGATATTTTCCCTTTTTAATTAAAAACAAAGCGTATTCAGCTGGGTGTAATCTATCGAAATCAATTTTATTTAGATCTTTCCACCAAAAGATTCTAATGAAGTTTATATCATTTAGAGCTATATTGTATTTTAAACTACCTTTAGCGCCTTTCAATACATTTAACGCTTCTCGAAAGAAATATAAAGATTTCTTATAATCAGAAAACATAAAGTTTTCTCCACTCCTAATGTTCAACAAAGCTTCCATAACAGGGAAGAAATCAATATCCTTATATGTTCTTAATTCACCATTTTCTATTACAAATTGTAGAGAGTTATTTTTTCTTAATATTGAATAACTCCAAAGTTCTTTTACCCAAAATGCGTATAAACTCTTTAAGAAAGTATTGGTTACTAATTTATCATCTCTAATATTCTTCTCGACTCTTTCCTTATAACCTTGCATTAATCCAAAATCCCCTAAATCACAAAGAATTAACATACTGAGTATATCACAAAAAATTTCTACATCCGCATTAGAATTTCTAGCTTTTTGGATATTTAAGTACACTTCTCTGACATTTTTACCTTTCAAACGATCAATATATAAATTAAATATATCTGCAAATCGGCCCATTTCTAAATCCTTGCTCTCTTTACATATTCCAGCGAGATATTCAATTAATAATACGTGATCATTCAAATGAGCAAGGGCAAATGCAACTTTAACATTTATGTTTAATCTATCCTCTAAAGTACCTAAATAATCAATTATTTTTTGTTCTTGTTTATCTTTATTATTTGCAAAAATGACATAAGCAATTTTTGCAAATGTATAAACAGATATTTCTTTATCCCTGTTAATCCAATTAGAGATAGTAGATTTAGCAACTCCAATTTCTTTTGCAAGATCAGTATATGTTTTGTTTTTAGAAGATAAATAATTATCAATTTCCCTAGATAACTTCTTCATGTATTTTCACCTCGTCTTTTTTCACGAATATTCAGAAAGGTACATATAAGTAAGAAAATTATACCACAGTACCTAGAAACAATATCTTGCTCAATTGTTAACTGAATATTCAGACGCTTTAGTGAGAATAAATGCGAAATACTTCCATTTTTGCATCTGTTCATAAAATATGAACTTAGAGTGTTGATATTGTGTACATACAATTGTAAAATGAATGTACATTACCTATGAACGAGAGTTTTTTAGAAAACAAAAAAATAAAACCCCACCGCCCAGTTTTTAATTGGCTTCTAGTTTGGCGACCGGAACCAATTAAAAACTTCTAAGATAGGGTTTTAATTCACACTATAAATATATGTGTTTTTCTTTAGTATCATACTTGATATTAAAATTATATCATAATGCATATACAATGTGAATATAAAACCTCTGTTTTCCTTTTTATTTGCGGTGGAAAAAAATAGGAGGTTTTTCAGTGTTGTTGCGAAACTTTTTGCTTAGTCGAGCAAAAGCGGAACTAAGTCCCCACATCCATCACTTACCCAAAACTCCTGGAGCTATCAATCAAGCAATCAAGAAAATAACTTCTTATATTGATAGTATTGTCCTAGAGTGTGAAGGCGCTACCACAAAAGATTATCTTACCAAAAGGAAATATGAAGCTTTAGAGACTGTTTTATCATATTTAGTACAAGAAGGCTATAGTCAAGTTAGACAAGAACACATCAGCAAAAAATCTGGAATTTCAAAACCTATTATTAATTACGTTTTTAACTGGCTGCAAGATTTAGGAGTATGCCAACAAATAAAGGTAAGACGGCATGGAAAGATTTCCCCCTCTGTTTACATCTTAACAATACATGATAACTATTTAAAAATCGTTGAATATTTCAAGGTAAAGTGGGCTGTAGCAATTAATGTTTGTTCTACTTTCACTAGATTTTTAAAGAACAAGATTAGTAAAAAGTCTGATGAAACAAATCTGGAATTTATGCAAAAAAACAATTTTAAACCTTCACCTTCCCTAGATTTTTTCGGCATTGAAGAGCAATCAAAAAATGCTGTAGATTATGAGAAAAAAGAAAAAAACAAGAGATTACAAGACTTAAATGATTATTTGAGTGATGATCAGAAAAGAGCGTATTACTACATTTTGAGTCAAGAGCTAACATACCTATCTGAAAATGATGCATACACAATTGCTTTAAGATTGCCCCCGGATATTGATCGTTACACAAGATGGGATTTTGAAGAATGTGTGCAATGGTTCAAGTTTAAAAAAGCTGAAAACAGTAATCCTGCACATTTCATAAAAATGTTTAATCAAAAATCTAAACAGAATCAAGATCGTAGAAAATGTAATGCACAAAATACAAGCTCACTCTTAGATACAAATAATAGTCAAACATTTGTTTTCTACAATTTTTTAGAAGAGCACAATTAAAATCAAAAAAATCCAGCTACAAATAGCCTTGCTGAAAAAAACATATACAGCAAGGCTATTTGTAATGTCTTCCTATAGTTCTCTATAGCCTTATTGATCTTCAATAAAATAACTTCAAAAATCATATGCATTTTCCATGAATTATAATTATTTTTCTTTTAATTCAACTAAAAAAATTACACCTTAAGAATATAGTACATTAAATAGTTTACTAAACTATTTACTTAGAAATTTACTAAGAATAAATCTCTAATACCTTGATACACTTAGCATCACGAGCCAAAAATTAATTTTAATGTTTTTATTTATTTTAATTTCTAAAACAAGATTTATTAAATATAGTACTTTGCATCTCTTTGTAACTTTTTAGGGAGGCTTAGCATATCTTCTAAAAGATTCCCTAATTTTTTTATTTAATTTGTCATAATTCATATTTTAAACACTCGGTTAAACTATGATTCTACCAGTTGGGTAAATGCAGTGGCCTTTTGTTATTCATCAAACTTGTTCAATAGTATCTAATTAATTGGTTCTAAATTATCTATGTGCTTGAAAAGCTTCGTATTCATAGATTTCCACTCTTTAAAATGTATAATAACTTGTTTCATACATTGTCTTAAAAACTGATTTCATTATACAAATGTCTTCGTCCCCTCTTCCACTACTGTACAATCTACATTTTGTTCCAACATCTGTTCTATTAATTTTAACGATTCTTAAAATTTTTCATGCTAATCATTATTTGACAGAGCAAAATAAGCGAAACTAAATTTCATTTTAATATATTTACATTTTTTACTTTTTTTTGAAACAAAATTTATTTACTGTAAGCATCAACAAAGTAATATTAAATTTATCCTTATACTTTTTCTTTCAATATATTTTAATCACAAGTATCTAGATCTATTGCCCTCTTTCTCCTCTCCCTATATACATCTACATTTAATATCGAATTACAGGTGTATATTATTCAAAAATCTGGTCCATACTAATATACATGAAGCCTAAAACTGAGTTTTTTATATCTATGTCTATTTAATATTTAAACAATACATTTAATCTCCCAATAACCATCATTATTTTTCACTAATAAAAAAACCTCATTTGAGATTCAAAACATAATAAATAATATCTAGTACCTTTTTAAAATTCAAGTAATACATACTATGCAAGCTTTTACACAACCATAAAACGCTACTTTAACGCATAGCGTTCACATATAAATAAAGCTTTTTGTTTGCTTTTTATGCATTTGTAATTAAAAAATAGTACTTAATTGCTAATTCTATTAATGAAAGCTTTGATTCTATTGCAAATATCTAGTAAAATTCTTATATCAGCAACAAACTTCTAATATTAATAGTTAGTTTTAAAATAATTTCCTACTTACATTAATGTTGTATAAATACTTGTTCACTTCCAAC
This Bacillus thuringiensis DNA region includes the following protein-coding sequences:
- a CDS encoding helix-turn-helix domain-containing protein, translated to MTVLREFRESKGYTINEVSKGSKIPVSTLYDVESGRKGLISSRAKSISDFFGEPVEKLFFATYYRAKLE
- a CDS encoding helix-turn-helix domain-containing protein — its product is MTIDENIVGKNIKKLRAIKGVSRKEMAEDLNTTYRTVSSWETGEKTPRLNKLEEIATYLNVSVSSLLKKEIPDEDLLKSIKGEDPVERLARLLYERYMSVPDKHKPRIEEELLKYASQLKAQVEQEE
- a CDS encoding AimR family lysis-lysogeny pheromone receptor, with the protein product MKKLSREIDNYLSSKNKTYTDLAKEIGVAKSTISNWINRDKEISVYTFAKIAYVIFANNKDKQEQKIIDYLGTLEDRLNINVKVAFALAHLNDHVLLIEYLAGICKESKDLEMGRFADIFNLYIDRLKGKNVREVYLNIQKARNSNADVEIFCDILSMLILCDLGDFGLMQGYKERVEKNIRDDKLVTNTFLKSLYAFWVKELWSYSILRKNNSLQFVIENGELRTYKDIDFFPVMEALLNIRSGENFMFSDYKKSLYFFREALNVLKGAKGSLKYNIALNDINFIRIFWWKDLNKIDFDRLHPAEYALFLIKKGKYQQAINILEEIRSKRKILTPLQTCYLGMAKQDIHLIKQSIDMFKVNNDFLYVKFAEVIYEQYAENII
- a CDS encoding Replicase RepFR55 — translated: MLLRNFLLSRAKAELSPHIHHLPKTPGAINQAIKKITSYIDSIVLECEGATTKDYLTKRKYEALETVLSYLVQEGYSQVRQEHISKKSGISKPIINYVFNWLQDLGVCQQIKVRRHGKISPSVYILTIHDNYLKIVEYFKVKWAVAINVCSTFTRFLKNKISKKSDETNLEFMQKNNFKPSPSLDFFGIEEQSKNAVDYEKKEKNKRLQDLNDYLSDDQKRAYYYILSQELTYLSENDAYTIALRLPPDIDRYTRWDFEECVQWFKFKKAENSNPAHFIKMFNQKSKQNQDRRKCNAQNTSSLLDTNNSQTFVFYNFLEEHN